The sequence TATTAAAAAATATAAAATTGACAAAAAGATTGATATTAAAATAAGATTACAACATTACAACAAATAGGGTTACAACCGAGATTATTACCCAAAGGATAACACCCAAAAGAAGAGGTTTTAGACCTACACTTTTTAGTGCCGACAGTGACAATCCACAACCAATCAAGAAGAGTGTTACTGTTAGTAATTTTTTTGATAAAAACACTATGTTGGTTGTTATAATTTGAGGTAAAGTGAAGTATGTATTAATGAGCATTGCCACTACAAACCAGATTATAAAGTATGGAATAGAGGCTTTACGCCCTTTGGTTCTGAATACAAATGCCGAGACAAATGCCAATGGTATTATCCACAATGCACGTGTCAGTTTTATTGTTGTAGCCACCTTTAAGGCTTCATCACCGTATGCTGCTCCTGCTCCTACCACCGAACTTGTATCGTGAATGGCTATTGCCGCCCAAGTTCCAAACTGAACTTGAGAGAGGTCTAACGCTCTGCCTATGGGTGGAAATATAAATAGTGCTACGGCATTGAGAACGAATATGGTTATAAGAGCCAACGATGTATCGTTT is a genomic window of Bacteroidales bacterium containing:
- a CDS encoding putative sulfate exporter family transporter is translated as MRKENVAKILFILLLVASFFLTPAIALFLGILLSLIIGVPYSKLTKKLSKYLLQISVVGLGFGMNLHQSLQAGKEGMIFTIISVIGVMILGAFLGKLLKINRKNSYLISSGTAICGGSAIAAVAPVIDADENDTSLALITIFVLNAVALFIFPPIGRALDLSQVQFGTWAAIAIHDTSSVVGAGAAYGDEALKVATTIKLTRALWIIPLAFVSAFVFRTKGRKASIPYFIIWFVVAMLINTYFTLPQIITTNIVFLSKKLLTVTLFLIGCGLSLSALKSVGLKPLLLGVILWVIISVVTLFVVML